One stretch of Leadbetterella byssophila DSM 17132 DNA includes these proteins:
- a CDS encoding SDR family NAD(P)-dependent oxidoreductase has translation MIFIRKIKNWIKRRLVYYNSSVPYVFSGGRNDLAGKIAVITGGSGVIGRSIAIKLAGMGAKVYVSGTSLEKINLVVDEIKTMGFNAEALEMDLKNELDIEAQFRKIYNRESSIDILVNSAGGSSRDKNENICGLPVGVLDDILDVNLRGTILCCREASKYMINSGYGKIICITSVIGLNGKARFSDYAAAKAGIIAFVKSIAMELGPHGITVNCVSPGKVPRGLISGIHADSIKKTNYLNRLGTPHDVANAVGFLVQDCSEFITGQNLVVDGGRSLGLKGD, from the coding sequence ATGATTTTTATTAGAAAAATTAAAAATTGGATTAAGAGAAGGTTGGTATATTATAATTCTTCTGTTCCTTATGTATTTTCGGGAGGTAGAAATGATTTGGCGGGTAAGATCGCTGTAATAACTGGAGGAAGTGGTGTTATTGGACGATCTATTGCGATTAAATTGGCTGGTATGGGAGCAAAAGTTTATGTATCAGGAACCTCATTGGAGAAAATAAATCTTGTAGTAGATGAAATTAAGACGATGGGATTTAATGCGGAAGCGTTAGAGATGGATCTAAAAAATGAGCTTGACATTGAAGCGCAATTTAGAAAGATTTATAATCGTGAAAGTTCTATAGATATTTTAGTGAACAGTGCTGGTGGAAGTTCGCGTGACAAAAATGAAAATATTTGTGGTTTACCTGTTGGTGTACTTGATGATATTTTAGATGTTAATCTAAGAGGAACAATATTATGTTGCAGGGAAGCATCTAAGTACATGATAAATAGCGGATATGGAAAAATAATTTGTATAACTTCAGTGATTGGCTTGAACGGGAAGGCTCGCTTTTCAGATTATGCAGCAGCAAAGGCTGGAATTATTGCTTTTGTAAAATCTATAGCTATGGAATTGGGACCGCATGGAATCACCGTCAATTGTGTGTCTCCAGGCAAGGTGCCTCGAGGTCTAATTTCTGGCATTCATGCGGACTCAATTAAGAAAACTAATTATTTAAATAGATTGGGAACGCCGCATGATGTAGCAAATGCTGTTGGCTTTTTAGTACAAGATTGTTCTGAATTTATAACTGGTCAAAATTTAGTTGTGGACGGTGGTAGATCTTTAGGGTTAAAGGGAGATTAA
- the menD gene encoding 2-succinyl-5-enolpyruvyl-6-hydroxy-3-cyclohexene-1-carboxylic-acid synthase has translation MYSDNKLILQLVSLLKQYEIKRIVISPGSRHYPLIRSLEVDSFFELFSVVDERSAAFFALGLIQNSQEPVAVCCTSGTSTINYGSAVVEAFYQKLPLLLLTADRLPEYLGQMEEQMYKQDDTFHHFIKFHGQLKPINNSLDEWYCNRIINEGLLALSYRGFGPVHLNFPIESHHSDSFSTSLLPKARKIGIVGQYSSRHVWNSIGEKVNGKKVLIVCGQTFRVPPDFISFFDSFVKQHHAVVLCDHLNNFKLENSFSDTYLIVRSIKKIDIKDYCPDIVITLFSNTVFNGELKSFLKNFPGEFEHWHIDQSGKIIDPFQSLTTIFDVSEDVFFEKISSVCGTSNQDYYSKWLQLSSSIDEPKVGFSELRAIGDFLKVLPNNSLLHVANSLPIRMLSTFSIADNIKVYCNRGVNGIDGCMSTAVGYAALSTEPVYLIIGDLTFFYDMNALWNRHLSKNFRILLLNNEGGGVMHMPLPASLSSDLSRYVSAGHGTSAEGWVKSLGMDYLAVKNESELARGLQWLVENNTDGSKIVEVFTEKAEDVKILKSYFKSLDRESILDKVFRKARGKISQIINK, from the coding sequence ATGTATTCCGACAATAAATTAATACTTCAATTAGTCTCATTACTGAAGCAGTATGAAATAAAAAGGATCGTTATTTCGCCGGGTAGTAGACATTATCCATTAATTCGTTCTTTGGAGGTTGATAGCTTTTTTGAATTATTTTCTGTTGTTGATGAAAGAAGTGCTGCTTTCTTTGCATTGGGCTTAATACAAAATTCTCAGGAGCCTGTCGCAGTATGTTGTACTTCGGGAACATCTACCATTAACTATGGTTCTGCTGTAGTCGAAGCATTTTACCAAAAGTTGCCGCTTTTGCTACTCACTGCTGACCGTCTCCCAGAATATTTAGGTCAAATGGAGGAGCAGATGTACAAACAGGATGACACATTTCATCATTTCATTAAATTTCATGGTCAGCTAAAGCCAATAAACAATTCCCTTGATGAGTGGTACTGCAATCGTATTATCAATGAAGGGCTTCTTGCTTTAAGTTATAGAGGCTTTGGGCCAGTCCACCTTAATTTTCCTATAGAAAGTCATCATTCAGACTCCTTTTCCACTTCACTACTGCCGAAGGCGAGGAAGATAGGCATAGTGGGACAGTACAGTTCCAGGCACGTTTGGAATTCAATAGGTGAAAAGGTCAATGGTAAGAAAGTTCTAATTGTATGTGGCCAAACTTTCAGGGTACCTCCAGACTTCATTTCCTTTTTTGATAGTTTTGTTAAGCAGCACCATGCAGTAGTACTCTGTGATCATTTAAATAATTTTAAATTAGAAAATAGTTTTAGCGACACTTATCTTATAGTAAGGTCGATAAAAAAAATAGACATTAAGGATTATTGTCCAGATATCGTTATTACATTATTTAGTAATACTGTTTTTAATGGAGAATTGAAATCATTTTTAAAAAATTTCCCAGGAGAATTTGAGCACTGGCATATAGATCAAAGTGGAAAAATTATTGATCCATTCCAAAGCTTAACGACAATATTTGATGTTAGTGAGGATGTATTTTTCGAGAAAATATCGTCAGTTTGTGGTACTTCAAATCAAGACTATTATTCTAAATGGTTACAACTTTCTAGTTCAATAGATGAGCCCAAGGTAGGATTCAGTGAATTGCGGGCAATCGGCGATTTTTTAAAAGTGCTCCCAAATAATTCTCTTCTGCATGTAGCAAATAGTTTGCCAATTAGGATGCTTTCTACTTTTTCAATAGCGGACAATATTAAAGTATATTGTAATCGCGGAGTAAATGGAATTGACGGGTGCATGTCAACGGCAGTTGGGTATGCCGCACTAAGTACAGAGCCAGTGTACCTAATTATTGGTGATTTGACTTTTTTCTATGATATGAATGCGTTATGGAACCGGCATTTATCTAAAAATTTCCGGATTCTATTATTGAATAACGAAGGAGGTGGTGTTATGCATATGCCTTTACCTGCAAGTTTAAGTTCAGATCTCTCGAGGTATGTATCAGCAGGACATGGGACTTCCGCAGAAGGATGGGTTAAATCTTTAGGTATGGATTATTTAGCCGTCAAGAATGAGTCTGAGCTCGCGCGAGGTCTGCAATGGTTAGTTGAGAATAATACAGATGGTAGTAAAATTGTTGAGGTTTTCACAGAGAAAGCAGAGGATGTTAAGATACTTAAATCATATTTTAAATCACTTGACAGGGAGAGTATTTTGGATAAAGTTTTTAGAAAGGCAAGAGGTAAAATATCTCAAATAATTAATAAGTAA
- a CDS encoding glycosyltransferase family 2 protein: MSEKIPLTAIVLTFNEEKNIKECLDSLVSWIDEVVIVDSYSTDKTLDIIAQYPEVKVFQHEFVNYSVQRNWAFENLTFRNDFLMNLDADHRITPELKTELQGHFAKGIPSHINGFMASRQTMFLGRWIKYGGHYPVYHGIIFRKHHGYCEHKEYDQHFVIEGEAIVLKGNVIDIITDSLTTFTARHNKWATLEAQDAIQLLKSVNPNTVKANKNGNPMEIRRYQRLKYYSYPKFWRVFLYFFYRYFLKMGFRDGKEGLIFHFLQGFWFRFLVDAKIYEEEKGL; encoded by the coding sequence ATGAGCGAGAAAATTCCCTTAACAGCCATAGTGCTGACATTCAATGAGGAAAAAAACATCAAAGAATGCCTGGATAGCCTGGTTTCCTGGATAGATGAAGTAGTCATCGTAGACTCCTACTCTACAGACAAAACCCTGGATATCATTGCCCAATACCCTGAGGTTAAGGTCTTCCAGCATGAGTTTGTCAACTATTCCGTACAAAGAAACTGGGCCTTTGAGAACCTTACTTTCCGGAATGACTTCCTCATGAACTTGGATGCAGATCACCGCATCACCCCTGAACTAAAAACAGAACTTCAGGGACATTTCGCCAAAGGCATTCCCTCGCACATCAACGGCTTCATGGCCTCTCGCCAAACCATGTTCCTGGGCCGTTGGATCAAATACGGTGGACACTACCCCGTGTACCACGGCATCATCTTCCGTAAGCATCACGGCTACTGCGAACATAAAGAGTACGACCAACATTTCGTCATTGAAGGGGAAGCCATCGTTCTAAAAGGTAACGTCATTGATATCATCACTGACTCCTTAACCACCTTCACCGCCAGACACAACAAATGGGCTACTTTAGAGGCTCAGGACGCTATCCAGCTCCTAAAATCCGTCAATCCCAACACCGTCAAGGCAAATAAAAACGGCAACCCCATGGAGATTCGCCGTTATCAACGTCTAAAATATTATTCCTATCCTAAGTTCTGGAGGGTATTCCTCTACTTCTTCTATCGCTATTTCCTAAAAATGGGATTCCGGGATGGAAAAGAAGGCCTCATCTTCCACTTCTTACAGGGATTCTGGTTCAGGTTCCTCGTAGATGCCAAGATTTACGAAGAAGAAAAAGGCCTATAA
- a CDS encoding serpin family protein — MKKLSFLLVFALFSCSDKNVPESVQISVPAEFSAKTTSFAFDFWKSYEKEKGAEGSYFLSPLSLNMALGMLMNGAEGETQSEIRQMLGFQQGDMASVNQYYIELLEKLPKVDPKVKNLLANSVWHDKEFAVEKAYLDLLKKDFSAEVYGEDFRQASTVNKINAWAAKHTENKIQKVLDEIRADQVLFLMNALYFKGDWTKTFDPKNTVKDTFYGAKGKREEEFMSIKDNFPYVDMDGFEAVELPYGNEKYGLVVMLPKGDSAEDMILGLDELKWNATLASLSPQKVQVSLPKMKMETSTELISVLQNMGMKKAFTDGAELGGISKSAQLVVGLVKQDTYVAMDEKGTEAAAVTTIGVELTSIPQYPVIKCDRPFAFAIVEKTSNTIQFIGKLN, encoded by the coding sequence ATGAAGAAACTATCGTTTTTATTGGTATTTGCACTGTTTTCTTGTTCGGACAAGAATGTTCCTGAATCCGTACAGATCAGCGTGCCTGCTGAGTTTTCAGCGAAGACCACATCTTTTGCGTTCGATTTTTGGAAAAGCTATGAAAAAGAGAAGGGGGCTGAGGGATCTTATTTCCTTTCGCCCCTGAGTCTGAACATGGCTTTAGGAATGTTGATGAACGGTGCCGAAGGGGAAACCCAGTCGGAAATCAGGCAGATGCTTGGTTTTCAGCAGGGAGATATGGCGTCTGTAAATCAATACTATATAGAGTTATTGGAGAAATTGCCAAAGGTAGATCCAAAGGTGAAGAACCTTCTGGCGAATTCCGTATGGCACGATAAGGAATTTGCTGTAGAGAAGGCTTATTTGGATCTTCTGAAAAAGGATTTTTCTGCGGAGGTGTATGGAGAAGATTTTAGGCAAGCGTCTACGGTGAATAAGATCAATGCCTGGGCGGCTAAGCATACAGAGAATAAGATACAAAAGGTTCTGGATGAGATTAGAGCGGATCAGGTCTTGTTCTTGATGAATGCATTGTATTTCAAGGGGGATTGGACCAAAACCTTTGATCCGAAAAATACGGTGAAGGATACCTTCTATGGAGCTAAAGGGAAGAGAGAAGAAGAATTCATGAGCATCAAGGATAATTTTCCTTATGTAGACATGGATGGGTTTGAGGCGGTGGAATTGCCATACGGAAACGAGAAGTATGGTTTAGTGGTGATGCTTCCCAAAGGTGATTCTGCGGAAGATATGATATTGGGTTTAGACGAGCTGAAGTGGAATGCTACCCTGGCATCTCTGAGTCCTCAAAAGGTACAGGTAAGCTTACCTAAGATGAAGATGGAGACCAGTACCGAGTTGATATCGGTATTGCAAAATATGGGAATGAAGAAAGCCTTTACGGATGGGGCGGAACTTGGAGGAATTTCTAAGTCAGCCCAATTAGTGGTGGGCTTAGTGAAACAAGATACTTATGTAGCCATGGATGAAAAAGGCACTGAAGCAGCTGCCGTCACTACGATTGGGGTAGAGTTAACCTCTATCCCACAGTATCCGGTGATCAAATGTGACCGTCCTTTTGCCTTCGCTATAGTAGAAAAGACTTCAAATACGATACAGTTTATTGGAAAATTGAACTAA
- a CDS encoding META domain-containing protein, whose translation MKVILLWMLVVLLSSCADLKEETQYNGALSGGEFEISSLLRNKWRLEAYETGPVSKSVLIEFRPQKNLQGNYILSGISAVNFFEAGFHVGKENALQIAQLSVTEIAGMKAEMEFEEEYFRRLSEIKAYFFRNSRLVLTDLKGHEMIFRPEK comes from the coding sequence ATGAAAGTAATACTCTTGTGGATGTTGGTAGTGCTCCTGTCCAGTTGCGCAGACTTAAAGGAGGAGACTCAGTATAACGGTGCACTGAGTGGAGGAGAGTTTGAAATATCTTCTTTGCTCAGAAATAAATGGAGATTAGAGGCGTATGAAACGGGGCCGGTGTCTAAGTCCGTTTTGATAGAATTTAGGCCACAGAAGAACCTTCAAGGAAATTATATCTTAAGCGGTATTTCGGCCGTTAACTTCTTTGAGGCTGGATTTCATGTGGGGAAGGAAAATGCCTTACAGATTGCGCAATTGTCTGTCACTGAAATAGCAGGAATGAAAGCGGAGATGGAATTTGAGGAGGAGTATTTCCGCCGTCTCTCAGAGATAAAGGCCTATTTTTTCAGAAATTCGCGTTTGGTTTTAACGGACCTTAAGGGTCATGAGATGATATTTAGACCTGAGAAATAA
- the rnr gene encoding ribonuclease R: MSKRISQIKSQKTEILTFFQTHTDRLYTLTDLYNHLKIYDEQDKMFVKLMVEDLVDEGKLHPAGRGRFTIEAKSTGYITGKLDFVNPSFGFVRYDENEPDIYISKDDMHGALDGDTVQVVITKKQGKREKNPEGRIVEIVTRARNTVVGKIKVFKNYALVSPDVKGFHENIFVPKDKINGATSDDLVIVELITYPQLGIQASGEVKAVLGKSGDNNAEMNAIMAEFGLPVDFPQAVLDQAAAISEAIPEEEIKKRRDVRDILTFTIDPFDAKDFDDALSFRTLENGNYEVGIHIADVSHYVRPGTLLEEEALKRATSVYLVDRTIPMLPEKLSNNLCSLRPHEDKLVFSAIFEMNDKAEVLKEWFGRCIMHSDRRFTYEEAQEILDGKEDETYSPVLHTLNNMAHILRDERFKKGAFNFETDEVKFRLDEEGKPLGIYQKVRKDAHKLIEEFMLLANRRVATFVHNKGPKDQEPYTMVYRVHEPPNPSKLETFVRFANKMGFSIKSGSTQQLSQSLNRLMTEIEGKPIQNVLESLAVRTMSKARYSTQNLGHFGLAFDHYSHFTSPIRRYPDIMAHRMLQHYLDGGKSLPAAEFEQKAEHSSAMEKLAAEAERASIKYKQVEYMSLQARNVVYNGLVSGVTDFGIFVELEGMGAEGMVRLADLTDDYYEFDADNYRVVGRKSGRVIGFGEELKVKVKTTDLDRRSIDLELVSIAGKTFTKKAPKPKPRRGKIPAPKRRR; this comes from the coding sequence ATGTCAAAACGCATTTCACAGATCAAATCTCAAAAAACTGAGATCCTGACTTTCTTCCAGACCCATACGGACAGATTATATACGCTAACTGATCTCTATAACCACTTGAAAATCTATGACGAACAAGACAAGATGTTTGTCAAACTCATGGTGGAAGACCTAGTAGATGAAGGCAAATTACATCCTGCCGGAAGAGGCAGATTTACCATAGAAGCTAAGTCCACCGGATACATCACCGGTAAACTCGACTTTGTTAATCCTTCCTTTGGATTTGTTCGGTACGACGAAAACGAACCCGATATCTACATCTCCAAAGACGATATGCACGGCGCCCTAGACGGCGATACCGTACAAGTAGTCATCACGAAGAAACAAGGCAAAAGGGAGAAAAATCCCGAAGGCAGAATCGTGGAAATCGTCACCAGAGCCAGAAACACCGTGGTAGGGAAGATCAAGGTCTTCAAAAATTACGCCCTGGTCAGCCCTGATGTAAAAGGTTTTCACGAGAATATTTTTGTACCCAAAGATAAGATCAACGGTGCCACCTCTGATGACCTGGTCATCGTAGAACTCATCACCTATCCTCAACTGGGCATACAGGCCAGCGGAGAAGTTAAAGCCGTACTAGGAAAATCCGGAGATAATAACGCCGAGATGAATGCTATCATGGCGGAGTTTGGTTTACCCGTAGACTTCCCTCAAGCCGTCCTGGACCAGGCGGCAGCCATCAGCGAAGCCATCCCAGAGGAAGAAATCAAGAAAAGAAGAGACGTCAGAGACATCCTGACCTTTACCATAGACCCCTTTGACGCCAAAGACTTTGACGATGCCCTCAGTTTCCGAACCTTAGAGAATGGAAACTATGAAGTAGGTATACACATTGCTGACGTGTCTCATTATGTACGTCCGGGCACCCTGTTGGAAGAGGAAGCCCTGAAGAGAGCCACCTCCGTCTACCTCGTAGACAGAACCATTCCCATGCTACCGGAAAAGCTTTCGAATAATCTATGTTCCCTTCGTCCACACGAAGACAAACTGGTCTTCTCCGCCATCTTTGAGATGAATGATAAGGCCGAAGTCTTAAAGGAATGGTTCGGTAGATGCATCATGCACTCTGATCGCAGATTCACCTACGAAGAAGCTCAGGAAATCCTAGACGGAAAAGAGGACGAAACTTACAGCCCTGTTCTTCATACCCTGAATAACATGGCGCATATCCTTAGGGACGAAAGATTCAAAAAGGGAGCCTTCAATTTTGAGACAGATGAAGTCAAGTTCCGCCTAGACGAAGAGGGTAAGCCTTTAGGTATCTACCAAAAGGTGAGGAAAGACGCACATAAGTTGATCGAAGAATTCATGCTCTTGGCTAACCGACGTGTGGCGACCTTTGTACATAATAAAGGACCAAAAGACCAGGAACCTTACACCATGGTGTACCGCGTTCATGAACCGCCAAACCCTTCTAAACTGGAAACCTTCGTTCGATTTGCGAACAAGATGGGATTCAGTATCAAGTCAGGCAGTACCCAACAACTCTCTCAATCTTTAAACCGACTGATGACAGAGATTGAAGGAAAACCTATACAAAATGTCTTAGAATCCTTAGCGGTGAGAACCATGTCAAAAGCCCGGTATTCTACCCAAAACTTGGGGCACTTTGGTCTAGCCTTTGATCATTATTCTCATTTCACCTCCCCTATCCGGAGGTATCCGGACATCATGGCGCATAGGATGTTGCAACATTATCTGGACGGTGGAAAATCTCTTCCTGCAGCAGAGTTCGAACAAAAAGCAGAACACAGTTCCGCCATGGAAAAACTGGCAGCTGAAGCAGAACGTGCTTCCATCAAATACAAACAAGTGGAATACATGAGCCTTCAAGCCAGGAATGTGGTGTATAACGGACTGGTATCCGGTGTAACTGACTTTGGCATCTTTGTAGAGCTGGAAGGTATGGGTGCCGAGGGTATGGTAAGACTAGCCGACTTGACAGACGACTATTACGAGTTTGATGCAGACAACTACCGTGTAGTGGGCAGAAAGAGCGGAAGGGTCATAGGATTCGGAGAGGAACTGAAGGTTAAGGTCAAAACCACCGACTTAGACCGCAGAAGCATAGATTTAGAATTGGTTTCTATAGCCGGAAAAACCTTCACCAAGAAAGCCCCCAAACCCAAACCTCGCCGCGGCAAGATCCCAGCACCGAAGAGGAGGAGGTAG
- a CDS encoding nucleotidyltransferase family protein: MDIIPEIEAIFLSYNVAFHRKNINEFINVFSYCDDEKLFDLLIFHEVRPIFYKALQEAGIQNAKFEKLKLYCINLALKQKIYTDELDKFLSFCRETGISSTTYKGVYFSQKLYTNSILREFSDLDFLILDPHQISEFVNWLLKNGYQLKASKDIEEIVHYAQGREVSLVKKGWLDVHLDLHWGVNETYHHYNISASDFVIKNHEKGEEESLFYMILNHHGGREQWLKIKDLFDFARYLELYDNHPLSGWAKDKKLQKVYLVGRSLVDKYIHLEKQPTNFVKNLIKAAWENTSSYRSHIIPKAKKFILYLGIQDKEVSKLQLTIDYMKYHSSYSPVNPLQSNFKPTRGIWNFPLKFIKMAYLRIIGKYNK; this comes from the coding sequence GTGGATATTATTCCTGAAATAGAAGCAATCTTTTTATCCTATAACGTAGCGTTTCATAGGAAAAACATCAATGAGTTCATAAATGTTTTTAGCTACTGCGATGATGAGAAGTTATTTGATTTGTTAATTTTTCATGAAGTCAGGCCAATCTTTTATAAAGCCCTTCAGGAGGCAGGAATACAAAATGCAAAATTTGAAAAGCTAAAGTTATACTGCATCAATTTGGCATTAAAGCAAAAAATTTATACGGACGAGTTAGATAAATTTCTCTCCTTTTGTAGAGAGACTGGTATATCTTCAACAACTTATAAGGGTGTATACTTCAGCCAAAAATTGTATACAAATAGTATTCTCAGGGAGTTTAGTGATCTTGATTTCTTAATTTTAGATCCACATCAAATTTCAGAATTTGTTAACTGGTTATTAAAAAATGGGTACCAGCTAAAAGCTTCCAAAGATATTGAAGAGATTGTTCATTACGCTCAGGGTAGAGAAGTTAGCTTGGTAAAGAAGGGGTGGTTAGATGTACATCTTGACTTACACTGGGGAGTGAATGAAACCTATCATCATTATAATATTTCCGCAAGTGATTTTGTTATTAAGAATCATGAAAAGGGGGAAGAAGAGAGTCTTTTTTACATGATCTTAAACCATCATGGAGGAAGGGAGCAGTGGTTAAAAATTAAAGATCTTTTTGATTTTGCAAGGTATTTAGAATTGTATGATAATCATCCTCTTAGCGGTTGGGCAAAAGATAAAAAGCTCCAAAAGGTCTACTTGGTAGGAAGAAGTTTAGTTGATAAGTATATTCATTTGGAAAAGCAACCAACTAATTTTGTTAAAAATTTAATAAAAGCTGCCTGGGAAAATACTTCAAGTTATAGATCTCATATTATACCCAAAGCAAAGAAGTTCATTTTATATCTCGGTATTCAAGATAAGGAAGTAAGTAAACTGCAATTAACTATAGACTATATGAAATATCATAGCAGCTATAGTCCAGTAAATCCACTTCAATCCAATTTTAAGCCTACTAGGGGAATATGGAATTTCCCCCTAAAGTTTATTAAAATGGCTTATCTTAGAATTATAGGAAAGTATAACAAATAA
- a CDS encoding capsule assembly Wzi family protein: MHRIVFLFILLSLSATAQFPVHLETGAGAYLNSGNSPFYLRSNKYGVVPKDGNVAYLYGRVSKDYDSTNKKMDYGFVFEPYFNAGKSTEFLLPEAFVKAKYSAIEIYGGRRREIVGLTDTLLTSGSYIWSGNAMPLWKVQAGIPEYLPILKNGLISIKGAIAHGWFDRGRPVTKNVKLHQKWAYVRLGKPTWKTHIFAGFNHQAQWGGESPFYSVDGKLPDGLSNFPYVFFGTRNPDTNAPITSVDGENRIGNHLGTIDLGLDLFTNFGKITLYRQNIYEDGSLFFFNNLADGLNGITLNLKNQNWISRINVEYLNTTSQGGEIFIMGPNIPAELRGKDNYFNHAQYRDGWTYKRNIIGTPFIQTIGYEWDNPEYQIDQNRVKMWQGAASGNLPWYNISYRMKIAYATYLGTYQFPQTKRDQTSLTLFLSGSINSTSKLALEAGYDTGSIAPRTAGISLSYIKHWK; this comes from the coding sequence ATGCACCGCATAGTTTTCCTATTTATTCTATTAAGTTTATCAGCAACTGCTCAATTTCCTGTGCATTTAGAAACCGGTGCCGGCGCATATCTAAATTCTGGAAATAGTCCATTTTACTTGAGATCCAATAAATACGGTGTGGTGCCGAAAGACGGTAATGTAGCGTATCTCTACGGTAGAGTATCAAAGGACTATGATAGTACAAATAAAAAAATGGATTATGGCTTCGTCTTTGAACCCTACTTCAATGCTGGAAAATCCACTGAGTTCCTTTTACCAGAAGCTTTCGTTAAAGCTAAATATAGTGCTATTGAAATTTACGGAGGGAGAAGAAGAGAGATTGTAGGACTTACAGATACCCTTCTCACTTCAGGTTCTTATATATGGTCTGGAAATGCCATGCCATTATGGAAGGTTCAGGCAGGGATACCTGAATATTTGCCCATACTAAAGAATGGACTAATTTCCATAAAAGGTGCTATTGCACATGGATGGTTTGACAGGGGTAGACCCGTAACAAAAAATGTTAAACTTCACCAAAAGTGGGCGTATGTTCGTTTGGGAAAACCCACGTGGAAAACTCATATTTTTGCAGGCTTCAACCACCAAGCTCAGTGGGGTGGAGAATCGCCTTTTTATTCAGTTGATGGAAAACTACCGGATGGATTATCTAATTTTCCGTATGTATTCTTCGGCACAAGAAATCCCGACACCAATGCGCCTATCACATCAGTTGATGGGGAAAACAGGATTGGAAACCACTTGGGAACCATTGATTTAGGGCTGGACTTGTTCACTAATTTTGGTAAAATCACTCTATATCGCCAAAACATTTACGAAGACGGCTCCCTCTTTTTCTTTAATAATTTAGCAGATGGATTAAATGGAATTACGTTAAACCTAAAAAACCAAAATTGGATTTCCAGAATAAATGTTGAATACCTTAATACCACATCGCAAGGAGGAGAGATCTTCATAATGGGTCCTAATATACCAGCTGAACTTAGAGGTAAAGACAATTACTTTAATCATGCCCAGTACAGGGATGGCTGGACTTACAAAAGAAACATTATAGGGACCCCTTTTATCCAAACCATTGGATATGAATGGGATAATCCCGAGTACCAAATTGACCAAAATAGAGTGAAAATGTGGCAAGGCGCCGCTTCAGGAAATTTGCCATGGTACAATATTTCTTATCGCATGAAAATAGCTTATGCTACTTACCTAGGCACTTATCAATTTCCTCAAACAAAGCGCGATCAAACTTCTTTAACATTATTCCTGTCAGGATCTATCAACTCTACATCAAAACTTGCCTTAGAAGCAGGGTATGATACTGGGTCTATAGCTCCCAGAACTGCTGGCATCAGCCTATCTTACATAAAACACTGGAAATAA